A genomic region of Xyrauchen texanus isolate HMW12.3.18 chromosome 29, RBS_HiC_50CHRs, whole genome shotgun sequence contains the following coding sequences:
- the LOC127622824 gene encoding extracellular calcium-sensing receptor-like, producing MWITLHICLYLSFICICVASILSSRTCQLQGHFKLNGLYQDGDLIIGGLFAFHLIAVFPDLNFKREPEQPHCERFYMASFQQAQTMVFAINEINQNPHLLPNITLGYHLYDNCVKLGVAFRSALALLSGTKDSLTYLNCTGPPPLIGIVGDPGSTHSIAISSVLGLFQVPMVSYYATCSCLSDRKKYPSFFRTIPSDAFQVRAMVQILKHFGWTWVGVIYSDDDYGIYAAQSFQKEVQLFGGCVAFSEILPLDNNHMNIKRIVRVIQASTARVLVVFSTEAYLFPLMDEVALQNVMGRQWIASEAWANSPVFHTQHLLPFLGGTLGIAIRRGEIQGLSKFLLHLRPDNDARNNMVRIFWENMFGCSFETESREIVEERQRCTGQEDLSSTDTAYTDVSELRASYNVYKAVYALTHALHNLMQCEEGKGPFSGNNCADINNLQPWQLVHYLQNVNFTTSFGDHVSFNENGDALSIYDVMNWQPSSDGSIIVRTVGVVDEGAATGKLLTLDEDALYWNFETKKPPESVCSESCPPGTRRATRKGLPVCCFDCLPCADGEISNATDSIECTLCSDEYWSSPKKDQCIPKEVEFLSFEEPLGISLTTASLLGTCFCSVVVVIFAHHRHTPVVRANNSELSFLLLLSLKLCFLCVLLFIGRPQLWTCQLRHAVFGISFVLCISSILVKTMVVIAVFKSSRPEGKGAIKWFGAAQQRGTVLVLTALQVVISVVWLSTASPTPHKNSQYRSKIVYECAIGSVFGFSMLLGYIGLLAAVSFLLAFMARNLPDNFNEAKFITFSMLIFCAVWITFVPAYVSSPGKYAVAVEIFAILASSFGLLVATFAPKCYIILLHPERNTKKAIMGRST from the exons atgTGGATCACTCTACATATATGTCTTTATCTGTCCTTTATCTGTATATGTGTAGCTTCAATCCTTAGCTCACGCACATGTCAACTCCAGGGACACTTCAAGTTGAATGGTTTGTACCAGGATGGAGACCTTATCATAGGAGGCCTTTTTGCATTTCATCTCATCGCAGTGTTTCCAGATCTGAACTTCAAAAGAGAACCAGAGCAGCCACATTGTGAGCG ATTTTATATGGCAAGCTTCCAGCAGGCACAGACAATGGTTTTTGCCATAAATGAGATAAATCAAAATCCCCACTTGCTGCCTAACATCACCCTAGGTTATCATCTGTATGATAATTGCGTGAAGCTAGGAGTGGCATTTCGTTCTGCATTGGCTCTGCTTAGTGGGACAAAGGATTCCCTGACCTACCTCAACTGCACGGGTCCACCACCATTGATTGGAATAGTAGGTGATCCAGGTTCCACTCACAGTATCGCAATATCCAGTGTGCTGGGGCTGTTTCAAGTGCCTATG GTTAGCTACTATGCCACCTGTTCGTGTTTAAGTGACAGGAAGAAGTACCCCTCCTTTTTCAGAACTATCCCCAGTGATGCCTTCCAGGTGCGGGCTATGGTTCAGATCTTGAAGCATTTTGGATGGACTTGGGTTGGTGTCATATATAGTGATGATGATTACGGCATCTATGCTGCTCAGTCCTTCCAAAAGGAGGTGCAGTTGTTTGGAGGTTGTGTTGCCTTTTCTGAAATCCTGCCCCTTGATAATAACCACATGAACATTAAGCGCATAGTGCGAGTGATTCAAGCCTCTACAGCAAGAGTTTTGGTGGTGTTCTCAACCGAGGCCTATTTGTTTCCACTGATGGATGAGGTTGCACTCCAGAATGTAATGGGCAGGCAATGGATTGCAAGTGAAGCCTGGGCCAACTCACCTGTTTTTCACACTCAGCATCTTTTACCCTTCCTTGGGGGTACGCTGGGCATTGCCATCCGTCGTGGAGAAATCCAGGGACTTAGTAAATTTTTGCTACACCTCCGTCCAGACAATGATGCAAGAAATAATATGGTGAGAATCTTCTGGGAGAACATGTTTGGGTGCAGTTTTGAGACTGAAAGCAGAGAGATTGTGGAAGAGAGACAGAGGTGTACAGGGCAAGAGGATCTGAGCAGCACAGACACAGCATATACTGACGTATCAGAGCTGAGGGCCTCCTATAATGTGTATAAGGCAGTATATGCCTTGACACATGCTCTGCATAACCTAATGCAGTGTGAGGAGGGGAAAGGGCCTTTCAGTGGGAACAACTGTGCTGACATTAACAACCTGCAGCCCTGGCAG CTGGTTCACTACCTACAGAATGTGAATTTCACCACAAGTTTTGGGGATCATGTGTCTTTTAATGAAAATGGAGATGCACTGTCCATCTATGATGTGATGAACTGGCAGCCGAGTTCTGATGGGTCGATCATTGTTCGCACAGTTGGTGTTGTAGATGAAGGGGCGGCAACAGGAAAGTTACTCACACTGGATGAGGATGCATTATACTGGAACTTTGAAACAAAGAAA CCTCCTGAGTCTGTGTGCAGTGAGAGCTGTCCCCCAGGCACCAGACGAGCCACAAGGAAGGGCCTTCCTGTCTGCTGTTTTGACTGCCTGCCATGTGCAGATGGAGAGATCTCTAATGCAACAG ATTCCATTGAGTGCACATTATGCTCAGATGAGTACTGGTCCAGCCCAAAAAAGGATCAGTGTATCCCTAAAGAAGTGGAGTTTCTGTCTTTTGAAGAGCCCCTGGGCATCTCTCTGACCACTGCATCCCTGCTTGGCACCTGCTTCTGTTCTGTGGTGGTTGTCATATTTGCCCATCATCGCCATACTCCAGTAGTGCGTGCCAATAATTCAGAGCTCAGTTTCCTGTTGCTACTCTCACTCAAACTGTGTTTCCTTTGTGTGCTGCTGTTCATTGGCCGTCCACAGTTGTGGACGTGTCAGTTAAGACATGCCGTGTTTGGTATTAGCTTTGTTCTGTGCATCTCCAGCATCCTGGTCAAGACTATGGTGGTAATAGCCGTGTTCAAGTCATCTCGACCAGAGGGTAAAGGAGCCATTAAATGGTTTGGAGCTGCCCAGCAAAGAGGCACAGTATTGGTCCTAACTGCCCTCCAGGTGGTAATAAGTGTTGTGTGGCTATCAACTGCATCTccaacaccccataaaaacaGCCAGTATAGGTCTAAAATAGTTTATGAATGTGCTATTGGCTCAGTTTTTGGTTTTTCCATGTTACTCGGCTATATTGGCCTTTTGGCAGCAGTGAGCTTCTTGTTAGCCTTTATGGCAAGGAATCTTCCAGATAATTTTAATGAGGCCAAGTTCATTACTTTTAGCATGTTGATCTTCTGTGCTGTGTGGATTACGTTTGTTCCAGCATATGTCAGCTCTCCAGGGAAATATGCAGTGGCTGTTGAGATTTTTGCCATTTTAGCGTCAAGTTTTGGATTACTAGTGGCCACATTTGCCCCAAAGTGCTACATCATCCTTTTACACCCAGAGAGAAACACTAAAAAAGCCATCATGGGACGATCAACTTAA